The DNA window tctttccaAAATTTCAATCTACTTATATATGTAATAGtccaatatattttaaaaatagtgaatatattattataggCAAATTCACcctatttaaaaaagaaaaaagagatgtcaatatcatatatatatatatatatatatatatatatatatatatatatatatatatatatatatatatatatatatatatatatatatatatatatatatatatatatatatatatattttattaatatctaaatatgttgttataaagtagttcttcaaaaaaaaaaaaaaaaaaaaaaaaaaaaaaaaaaaaaaaaaaaaaaactattagatAATTTAACTAGTCAGAGTCCCGTAGAGTTAATAGGAtgaaaacatttaattttatctatttccGGGGTAAATGACATGAGACCACatctttttgatgattttttctagaattaaaatgaaatgaCCTTATCATTCTATAAAATCATgccttatttgaaaaattaaactaaatctaAACAATATATTTGCACTCTCTTTATTCTTCTGtcacactttttattttaaaatattattttttattttattattattatagacaCCTATATTTTGtactataatttttataatttaaaatatataaatgaaataaataattagagttagtaattaattatatatcatgtTTTTGTGTCGGAAAAATAAAAGAGGGCTCAACCTAAAGGTCAGTGTGCAAGTCCAATGCTAACACAAAAGAAGCCGAAGTTCAAATGAAGTCCAACCAACAGATTCTCGTTTGTACAGGttttagttttgtttaaatCTAGGTATTAATTCTAGGCTAATCCTAGTTGCTTTAATTAGTTGTAAAAATGCTTCCTAGGATTTGAACAACTCTTATCTTGCAACCAACCAATTATGCGCTGAGGggttatttagttttaaaaatctaaatctgaaattaaaattaaagattcTACTCTCTCTCCAGGggttaaaagaaatatataggACCATATATAACCTCCCTACCCTAGAGAACTACTTAACCAAGCCTTCTTATAATCCCAAAATCATTTCTTATAAAGAGATGTCAATGtcagatatatttttttattaacatctaAATAGGATATAAagtaattcttaatttttttttttttttgtttgttgctactaatgaatttaaaaatccaattaaaaaataactactaaataatttaattagtcaGAGAGTTAATAGGGTggaaacatttaattttatctattttcttagtaaaatttatttgaaagcGTCAATATTATCATGACCACatcttttgatgattttttctAGAGTTAGCTTCTTTTATAACCAAGAAATGGTATATTATTTACTTACTTTATGCATATTTCAAGAATATATATCATCTaacaatcttttttttattatatgttgtgaaatttatttggaaatttgGTAAGCAtttcttcttattattctttttttttctttacataACAAGAAATTTGCATCACTTATATTAAACATTGTAATTGTTCTATTGCTGTTGTTTCACATGTCTAtgtttcacattttttatttattttgttgaagtTCTTATCTTATCTTAGTGTATTTGTGTCGTAAGAAGAAATTTTAAACTCTCTACCATGGCCAACTTTATGAAAAAAATGGTACAACTAGCAGGTTTCTCTACCCCTAATAACACCGTCCAATTGTCCCCACCACAAAAGTTGAATGAGTTGGCTAGTTTCACGTGTGAAATATGTGTCGAGCCCACAATTTTGCCTGAACGGAAATTCAAGAATGGAGACTTGTGTACTCATCCTTTTTGCAACGATTGCATTATCAAATACGTCAAAATGAAAATTGAAGTTGACAACGCCGCGGAGATCAAGTGTCCCGACCTATGTTGCGATTTCAATCTTGATATGCTCTCTTGTCGTTCGATCCTCCCTCATAAGTTGTTTGAAAGATGGTGTGATATCCTTTTTGACAAAATCATTTTGGGGCTCGATCATTGTTATTGCCCTAATCGAAAGTGTGCAACGTTGATGGTGAACGAATGCGGTGGAGATGTAAAGCGGTCTATTTGTCATAACTGTAAACAAGCGTTATGTTTCAAGTGCAAAACTCCATGGCACGCTGGCTTTGATTGTAAGGATATTGAACAAATTAAGGATGAAAATGACGTTGCTTTTGGTGTTCTTGTTGAGAAGAATAAGTGGATGAAGTGCCCTAAATGCAAGTTCTATGTCTCATTGAAAAATGGTTGCACAAAAATCTTATGCAGGTTTTATATATAGTCTCTCCATATCTTCATATACATAGTATTGTCTCTATATGcaccttaattttaatttataattgatgAATAATGATACAGGTGTTCGACCGAATTCTGTTATAAGTGCGGGAATAATTTAGTGAGACGTATGTTTTGTGAATGTCACTATTCAGTTCCGTCTAATAAACTTCGAAGGTATTTTGGCCCTTACCAAAATATTTGGGTACCTATTGCATTAATTTTATGGGGTTGTAGCGGTTTTATATTTATGGGTGTACAATATTACCTACTCCTTATTAATATAACCCCTTACAAGGTTTCACTACCCATACATATATTGTTATGGGTCGTGTGGGTCTTATCCATAATATATTTGGTTTTTGTTTGCTATCTTTTTAGCATTTCCGGAGAACTTGTTGAATTACAGGTTGAATCAAGTACTTAGTTTGTTATGTCTAAcgttattttattcataatatttataaattgggatTTGGTAGTTGTTGCTTtcttattcttttattattattattttaattttaaattcgttttatcttatt is part of the Impatiens glandulifera chromosome 1, dImpGla2.1, whole genome shotgun sequence genome and encodes:
- the LOC124913858 gene encoding E3 ubiquitin-protein ligase RSL1-like — its product is MVQLAGFSTPNNTVQLSPPQKLNELASFTCEICVEPTILPERKFKNGDLCTHPFCNDCIIKYVKMKIEVDNAAEIKCPDLCCDFNLDMLSCRSILPHKLFERWCDILFDKIILGLDHCYCPNRKCATLMVNECGGDVKRSICHNCKQALCFKCKTPWHAGFDCKDIEQIKDENDVAFGVLVEKNKWMKCPKCKFYVSLKNGCTKILCSISGELVELQVESST